A window from Vulcanimicrobium alpinum encodes these proteins:
- a CDS encoding DUF885 domain-containing protein has product MAPLASAEAALDALLAADWDDRQRRHPIAASLAGERTYDGEWDDNSAAALADEDAHREAVLRQLAAFDPGALSERARLNLTLYAGLLRDEREAYALGMPLFAIDPRHGVHTYAYYAEQLRFAGIVDYDNWQRRLAAFPRAVDQTIALLREGIACERMWPRATMARLLDQLDRLDIEPASSPFFAPLVRVPAGIDGDAERLRASAHATIAEAVLPALRRLRTFLHDDYLPRASEIPGLAQLRDGAAIYAHLTRTLTTTDLSAEQIHRLGLSEVQRIREAMEALAPRTGYTGSLGEVFAQLRADPANYCDSPEALLQTYRAIAKRVDPELPPLFRTLPRLPYGVTMIPAALAPDTTTAYYYPGALDGSRAGLYYVNLYRPDQRPTYEMMALSLHEAVPGHHLQIALAQELPNLPAFRRTTLAYTAYVEGWGLYAESLGDEMGLYDDPKAKFGALTYEMWRAVRLVVDTGIHAFGWSRERAIAYFLDNAPKAPLDVENEVDRYITMPAQALAYKIGELKIRELRARARSALGPRFDVRDFHEVVLGEGALPLDVLAARVDAWLAENAAPAS; this is encoded by the coding sequence CTGGCACCCCTAGCGTCCGCCGAAGCCGCGCTCGACGCGCTGCTCGCCGCCGACTGGGACGACCGGCAGCGGCGCCATCCGATCGCGGCGTCGCTGGCCGGCGAACGCACCTACGACGGCGAGTGGGACGACAACTCCGCCGCCGCGCTCGCCGATGAAGACGCGCATCGGGAGGCCGTGCTGCGGCAGCTCGCCGCCTTCGATCCGGGGGCGTTGAGCGAGCGCGCACGGCTCAACCTCACGCTTTACGCGGGCCTCCTGCGCGACGAGCGCGAGGCTTACGCGCTCGGCATGCCGCTGTTCGCGATCGACCCGCGCCACGGCGTCCACACCTACGCCTACTACGCGGAGCAGCTGCGCTTCGCCGGGATCGTCGACTACGACAACTGGCAGCGCAGGCTCGCGGCGTTCCCGCGCGCCGTCGACCAGACGATCGCGCTGCTGCGCGAGGGGATCGCATGCGAACGCATGTGGCCGCGCGCAACGATGGCGCGGCTTCTCGATCAGCTCGACCGGCTCGACATCGAGCCGGCGTCGTCGCCCTTCTTCGCGCCGCTCGTGCGCGTCCCGGCCGGGATCGACGGCGACGCGGAACGATTGCGTGCGTCTGCACACGCAACGATCGCGGAAGCCGTGCTGCCGGCACTGCGGCGGCTGCGCACGTTCTTGCACGACGACTACCTGCCGCGCGCATCCGAGATTCCGGGGCTCGCTCAGCTGCGCGACGGCGCGGCCATCTACGCGCATCTGACGCGAACGTTGACGACCACCGATCTGAGCGCGGAGCAGATCCACCGCCTTGGTCTCTCGGAAGTGCAGCGCATCCGTGAGGCGATGGAAGCGCTCGCGCCGCGCACCGGCTATACCGGTTCGCTCGGCGAGGTGTTCGCACAGCTGCGTGCCGACCCGGCGAACTACTGCGACTCTCCGGAGGCGCTGCTGCAGACGTATCGCGCGATCGCGAAACGCGTCGATCCGGAACTGCCGCCGCTCTTCCGCACGCTGCCCCGTCTGCCGTACGGCGTGACCATGATCCCGGCAGCGCTCGCACCCGACACCACGACCGCGTACTACTATCCCGGCGCACTCGACGGATCGCGCGCGGGCCTCTACTACGTCAACCTCTACCGCCCCGACCAGCGTCCGACGTACGAGATGATGGCGCTCTCCCTGCACGAGGCGGTTCCCGGCCATCACCTCCAGATCGCGCTCGCGCAGGAGCTGCCGAACCTGCCGGCGTTCCGCCGCACGACGCTTGCCTACACCGCGTACGTCGAAGGCTGGGGTCTTTACGCGGAGTCGCTCGGCGACGAGATGGGATTGTACGACGATCCCAAAGCGAAGTTCGGCGCCTTGACGTACGAGATGTGGCGCGCGGTCCGGCTCGTCGTCGACACCGGCATCCACGCGTTCGGCTGGTCGCGCGAGCGCGCGATCGCGTATTTCCTCGACAACGCGCCGAAGGCGCCGCTCGACGTCGAGAACGAAGTCGACCGCTACATCACCATGCCGGCGCAGGCGCTCGCGTACAAGATCGGCGAGCTGAAAATTCGCGAACTGCGCGCGCGCGCCCGTAGCGCACTCGGCCCGCGTTTCGACGTGCGCGACTTCCACGAGGTCGTGCTCGGCGAAGGCGCGCTCCCGCTCGACGTCCTGGCCGCGCGCGTCGACGCCTGGCTCGCGGAGAACGCCGCACCGGCGTCGTAG
- the gcvT gene encoding glycine cleavage system aminomethyltransferase GcvT, with protein sequence MSTDVDGILRRTALFDAHLALGGRMVPFGGFDMPVQYAGILKEHDAVRKRAGLFDLSHMGQFELRGASVGEWADALTINKVATMKPGQARYNVFTNERGGAHDDVIFYRLADERWLLVVNAANADKMWAHVGAERSGDVQLTDLRGERALIAIQGPRSVEWLQPFVGVELAPMKYYACAEAAVRGSRTPAVIARTGYTGEDGFELFLPASDAVAVWDTLLSEYRAHGLEPCGLGARDVLRLEAGMPLYGHEMDEEITPLQAGLAWAIKFDKPAFRGKAALEAQRDGGDFSRIAGLSMQGRVPARAGYPVLLDGAPVGEIRSGSWGPSVQKNIATALVSAPAATAGTRLAVEVRGTAHVASVEPLPFYRRPKI encoded by the coding sequence ATGTCCACCGACGTCGACGGGATCCTACGCCGCACCGCACTCTTCGACGCGCATCTCGCGCTGGGCGGGCGCATGGTTCCCTTCGGCGGCTTCGATATGCCCGTGCAGTACGCCGGGATCCTCAAAGAGCACGACGCGGTGCGCAAGCGCGCGGGTCTTTTCGACCTCTCGCACATGGGTCAGTTCGAGCTGCGCGGCGCCAGCGTCGGCGAATGGGCCGATGCCTTGACGATCAACAAGGTCGCCACGATGAAGCCCGGCCAAGCGCGCTACAACGTCTTCACCAACGAGCGCGGCGGCGCGCACGACGACGTGATCTTCTACCGGCTCGCCGACGAGCGCTGGCTGCTGGTCGTCAACGCGGCGAACGCCGACAAGATGTGGGCGCACGTCGGCGCCGAGCGCAGCGGCGACGTGCAGCTGACCGATCTTCGCGGCGAGCGCGCGCTCATCGCGATCCAAGGCCCGCGCTCGGTCGAGTGGCTGCAGCCGTTCGTCGGCGTCGAGCTGGCGCCGATGAAGTACTACGCGTGCGCCGAGGCGGCGGTGCGCGGCTCGCGCACGCCGGCCGTCATCGCGCGCACCGGCTATACCGGCGAAGACGGCTTCGAATTATTTCTCCCGGCGTCCGACGCCGTCGCCGTCTGGGACACGCTGCTCTCCGAGTACCGCGCGCATGGGCTCGAGCCGTGCGGGCTGGGCGCACGCGACGTCTTGCGGCTCGAAGCCGGGATGCCGCTCTACGGCCACGAGATGGACGAAGAGATCACGCCGCTGCAAGCCGGTCTCGCGTGGGCGATCAAGTTCGACAAACCGGCGTTCCGCGGCAAGGCGGCGCTCGAAGCGCAGCGCGACGGCGGCGACTTTTCTCGGATCGCCGGGCTGTCGATGCAGGGCCGCGTCCCCGCGCGCGCGGGGTATCCGGTGCTGCTCGACGGCGCACCGGTCGGCGAGATCCGCAGCGGTTCGTGGGGTCCGTCGGTGCAGAAGAATATCGCGACGGCGCTCGTCTCCGCGCCGGCGGCAACCGCGGGAACCCGGCTTGCGGTCGAGGTGCGCGGGACCGCGCACGTCGCGAGCGTCGAACCGCTTCCGTTCTACCGTCGTCCCAAAATCTGA
- the gcvH gene encoding glycine cleavage system protein GcvH, with product MAETLPAGLLYSKEHEWVKVDGDLATVGITDYAQSSLGDIVYVELPRKGAELEQFKSIGVVESVKAVSDLFTPVGGEVTEINDAIEGDPAVVNRDPYGAGWLYKVKLGDHSQTGELLNADQYQQVVSES from the coding sequence ATGGCAGAAACGTTACCGGCAGGTTTGCTCTACAGCAAAGAACACGAGTGGGTGAAGGTCGACGGCGACTTGGCGACGGTCGGCATCACCGACTACGCGCAGAGTTCGCTCGGCGACATCGTCTACGTCGAGCTTCCGCGCAAAGGCGCCGAGCTCGAACAGTTCAAGAGCATCGGCGTCGTCGAATCGGTCAAAGCGGTCTCCGATCTCTTCACGCCGGTCGGCGGCGAGGTCACCGAGATCAACGACGCGATCGAAGGCGATCCGGCGGTGGTCAACCGCGATCCCTACGGCGCGGGCTGGCTCTATAAAGTGAAGCTCGGCGACCACTCGCAGACCGGCGAGCTGCTCAACGCCGACCAATACCAACAGGTCGTCAGCGAAAGCTGA
- the gcvPB gene encoding aminomethyl-transferring glycine dehydrogenase subunit GcvPB — translation MGQEGRANRYLPRGPQLDTLLPAETLRDDLPLPDNSELDVVRHFTRLSQKTFGIDTAFYPLGSCTMKYNPRINDAMANVPALRDAHPFAPDAAAQGPLAVMWELERALASLFGMAAFSLNPAAGAHAELAALLIAKAYFKKIGQPQRNVVIVPDTAHGTNPASAAMVGFKVVSLKSDAQGRVDPDEMRKVAGPDTAVCMMTNPNTLGLFESRIHEVADVVHEAGGLMYYDGANANALMGNTRPGDMGFDLMHLNLHKTFTIPHGGGGAGAGPVGVAAHLIPFLPTPVVRAFDAEGTAVDASGWRDSGEFTFALDFDRPDSIGPMRSFWSNFAHMVRALAYTYANGGEGLTNVSKLAVLNANYIRVNITDVVDIPYPEINRHEFVASAQSLKRETGVRALDIGKALLDRGYHAPTVYFPLIVPECLMIEPTETESKETLDAFIAAFREIVATARANPEAVLATPINTAVGRIDETRAARQPDLRWHP, via the coding sequence ATGGGCCAGGAAGGCCGCGCGAACCGCTATCTTCCACGCGGCCCGCAGCTCGACACGCTGCTCCCCGCGGAGACGCTGCGCGACGATCTGCCGCTCCCCGACAACAGCGAACTCGACGTCGTGCGCCACTTCACCCGGCTCTCGCAGAAGACGTTCGGGATCGACACGGCGTTCTATCCGCTGGGGTCGTGTACGATGAAGTACAACCCGCGCATCAACGATGCGATGGCGAACGTCCCCGCGCTGCGCGATGCGCACCCGTTCGCGCCGGACGCAGCCGCGCAAGGACCGCTGGCGGTGATGTGGGAGCTCGAGCGCGCCCTCGCGTCGCTCTTCGGGATGGCGGCGTTCTCGCTGAATCCCGCCGCCGGTGCGCATGCGGAACTCGCCGCGCTGCTGATCGCGAAAGCCTACTTCAAGAAGATCGGCCAGCCGCAGCGCAACGTCGTGATCGTCCCCGACACCGCGCACGGAACGAACCCCGCGTCGGCCGCGATGGTCGGGTTCAAAGTGGTCTCGCTCAAATCCGATGCGCAGGGCCGCGTCGATCCCGACGAGATGCGCAAGGTCGCCGGCCCCGACACCGCGGTCTGCATGATGACCAACCCGAACACGCTGGGGCTGTTCGAGTCGCGGATCCACGAAGTCGCGGACGTCGTGCACGAAGCCGGTGGGCTCATGTACTACGACGGCGCCAACGCGAACGCGCTGATGGGCAACACGCGCCCGGGCGACATGGGCTTCGATCTCATGCACCTCAACCTGCACAAGACGTTCACGATCCCGCACGGCGGCGGCGGTGCCGGCGCGGGACCGGTCGGCGTCGCGGCGCACCTGATCCCGTTTCTGCCGACGCCGGTCGTGCGCGCGTTCGACGCCGAGGGGACGGCGGTCGACGCGAGCGGCTGGCGCGACAGCGGCGAGTTCACCTTCGCACTCGACTTCGACCGGCCCGACTCGATCGGCCCGATGCGGTCGTTCTGGTCCAACTTTGCCCACATGGTGCGCGCGCTCGCCTACACGTATGCGAACGGCGGTGAGGGACTCACCAACGTCTCGAAGCTCGCGGTGCTCAACGCGAACTACATCCGCGTAAACATCACCGACGTCGTCGACATCCCGTATCCCGAGATCAACCGTCACGAGTTCGTCGCGTCGGCGCAGTCGCTCAAACGCGAGACCGGCGTGCGCGCCCTCGACATCGGCAAAGCGCTGCTCGACCGAGGCTACCACGCCCCGACGGTGTACTTCCCGCTCATCGTCCCCGAGTGCCTGATGATCGAGCCGACCGAGACCGAGTCGAAAGAGACGCTCGACGCCTTCATCGCCGCGTTCCGCGAGATCGTCGCGACCGCGAGGGCGAATCCGGAAGCGGTGCTGGCGACTCCGATAAACACCGCGGTAGGACGGATCGACGAAACGCGCGCCGCCCGTCAGCCGGATCTGCGCTGGCACCCCTAG
- the gcvPA gene encoding aminomethyl-transferring glycine dehydrogenase subunit GcvPA, whose translation MYTPHTPADIEAMLAAIGVASLDDLVRVPDALALRAPVEVTPQLSEIEIADRFRGFAERTTAPHYTSFLGAGAYRHYIPPVVGALAMRGEFLTSYTPYQAEVSQGYLQAIYEWQTYIALLTGLDVANASVYDGATALAEGVIMAVNATGRKAVLVSAAVHPNYRAVLRTYADGLDLTVDELPYASDGRTDLGSLDAALADQRYAAVVVQSPNVFGAIDALPAGVAAKIKTTKTVVIGVVAEAMSLAALATPSSWGVEICVGEGQSFGNAIAYGGPHVGFIAATSEHLRRIPGRLVGKSVDVEGRPAYVLTLQAREQHIRREKATSNICTNQAHCALCATIYLAAMGKTGLRDCAALNVARTQELRERVTALDGFSARFDAPTFNEFALRVPGRAAGVLAALEARQILGGLDLGRFYPELDDCILMTATELTSSADIDRLVTALSEIPARAAARV comes from the coding sequence ATGTACACCCCGCACACCCCCGCAGACATCGAAGCCATGCTCGCCGCGATCGGCGTCGCGTCGCTGGACGATCTCGTCCGCGTCCCCGACGCGCTCGCGCTGCGCGCGCCGGTCGAAGTGACGCCGCAGCTCAGCGAGATCGAGATTGCCGATCGGTTCCGCGGGTTCGCGGAACGGACGACGGCGCCGCACTACACGTCGTTCCTCGGTGCGGGCGCGTACCGCCATTACATTCCGCCGGTCGTCGGCGCGCTGGCGATGCGGGGCGAGTTTCTGACCTCCTACACGCCGTATCAGGCGGAAGTCTCGCAAGGGTATCTGCAAGCGATCTACGAGTGGCAGACGTACATCGCGCTGCTCACCGGGCTCGACGTCGCGAACGCGTCGGTCTACGACGGCGCGACGGCGCTCGCCGAGGGCGTGATCATGGCGGTCAACGCGACCGGCCGCAAAGCGGTCCTCGTCTCGGCGGCGGTCCATCCCAACTACCGCGCCGTCTTGCGCACCTACGCCGACGGGCTCGATCTCACCGTCGACGAACTCCCCTACGCCTCCGACGGGCGCACCGATCTCGGCTCGCTCGATGCCGCGCTCGCCGACCAGCGCTACGCCGCGGTCGTCGTGCAGTCACCGAACGTCTTCGGCGCGATCGACGCGCTGCCGGCGGGGGTCGCCGCGAAGATCAAGACCACGAAGACGGTCGTCATCGGGGTCGTCGCCGAAGCGATGTCGCTCGCCGCGCTGGCGACGCCGTCATCGTGGGGCGTCGAGATCTGCGTCGGCGAGGGACAGTCGTTCGGCAACGCGATCGCCTACGGCGGTCCGCACGTCGGCTTCATCGCGGCGACCAGCGAACATCTGCGCCGCATCCCGGGACGCCTGGTGGGGAAATCGGTCGACGTCGAGGGACGGCCCGCATATGTGCTCACGCTGCAGGCCCGCGAACAGCACATCCGCCGCGAAAAAGCGACTTCGAACATCTGCACCAATCAGGCGCACTGCGCGCTGTGCGCGACGATCTATCTCGCCGCGATGGGGAAGACCGGCCTGCGCGACTGCGCCGCGCTCAACGTCGCGCGCACGCAGGAGCTGCGCGAGCGCGTTACCGCGCTCGACGGCTTCAGCGCGCGCTTCGACGCTCCGACCTTCAACGAGTTCGCGCTGCGCGTCCCCGGCCGCGCCGCCGGCGTGCTCGCGGCGCTGGAAGCGCGACAGATCCTCGGCGGCCTCGACCTCGGGCGTTTCTACCCTGAACTCGACGACTGCATCCTCATGACGGCGACCGAGCTGACGTCGAGCGCCGACATCGACCGTCTCGTCACCGCGCTCTCGGAGATTCCGGCCCGTGCCGCTGCCCGCGTTTGA
- the sufB gene encoding Fe-S cluster assembly protein SufB has translation MAATTDTLIEEYRHGFHDSEADYVFKSDKGLSREIVERISSMKNEPEWMRAFRLNAYDVFRAKPMPTWGDTELLEQIDFDNIRYFVKAGERTEQNWDDVPDDIKRTFDRLGIPEAERKFLSGVSAQYESEVVYHSVIEELQKDGVLFCDMDTALREYPEIVQKYISTVIPVQDNKFAALNSAVWSGGSFVYVPKGVEVKMPLQAYFRINTENMGQFERTLIIADEGAKVHYIEGCTAPQFSTSSLHSAVVELIAMEGASIRYTTIQNWYRNIYNLVTKRAVAYKNATVEWVDGNIGSKLTMKYPAIYLMGEGARGEILSAAFAGEGQHQDAGAKVIHAAPNTTSVVTNKSVTAHGGKTTYRGLVEIHAGAVGAKTRVKCDALIMDEKSSSDTKPTMKIDEQRSTVEHEASVSKIGEEQLFYAMSRGLTEADATAMIVNGFFDFFVKELPMEYAVELNRLIKLEMEGSVG, from the coding sequence ATGGCCGCCACCACCGACACGCTGATCGAAGAGTATCGTCACGGGTTTCACGACTCCGAGGCCGACTACGTCTTCAAGTCCGACAAGGGGCTCTCGCGCGAAATCGTCGAGCGCATCTCGTCGATGAAGAACGAGCCGGAATGGATGCGCGCCTTCCGGCTCAACGCTTACGACGTCTTCCGCGCGAAGCCGATGCCCACGTGGGGCGACACCGAGCTGCTCGAGCAGATCGACTTCGACAACATCCGGTACTTCGTCAAAGCCGGCGAGCGGACGGAGCAAAACTGGGACGACGTCCCGGACGACATCAAGCGGACCTTCGATCGCCTGGGGATCCCGGAGGCGGAACGCAAGTTCCTCAGCGGCGTCTCCGCGCAGTACGAGTCGGAAGTGGTGTACCACTCCGTCATCGAGGAACTGCAGAAAGACGGCGTGCTGTTCTGCGACATGGACACCGCCCTGCGCGAGTATCCGGAGATCGTCCAGAAGTACATCTCGACCGTCATCCCGGTGCAAGACAACAAGTTCGCCGCGCTCAACTCGGCGGTGTGGTCGGGCGGTTCGTTCGTCTACGTCCCCAAGGGCGTCGAAGTGAAGATGCCGCTGCAGGCCTACTTCCGGATCAACACCGAGAACATGGGTCAGTTCGAGCGCACGCTGATCATCGCCGACGAAGGCGCGAAGGTGCACTACATCGAGGGCTGCACCGCACCGCAGTTCTCGACCTCGTCGCTGCACTCGGCCGTCGTCGAGCTGATCGCGATGGAAGGCGCGTCGATCCGCTACACGACGATTCAGAACTGGTACCGCAACATCTACAACCTCGTCACCAAACGCGCGGTCGCATACAAGAACGCGACGGTGGAATGGGTCGACGGCAACATCGGCTCGAAGCTGACGATGAAATATCCGGCGATCTACCTAATGGGCGAAGGTGCCCGAGGCGAGATCCTCTCGGCGGCGTTCGCCGGCGAAGGCCAGCATCAGGACGCGGGCGCGAAGGTGATCCACGCGGCGCCGAACACGACCTCGGTCGTCACGAACAAGTCGGTGACCGCGCACGGCGGGAAGACGACGTATCGCGGCTTGGTCGAGATCCATGCCGGCGCCGTCGGCGCGAAGACGCGCGTGAAGTGCGACGCGCTGATCATGGACGAGAAGTCGTCGAGCGACACCAAGCCGACGATGAAGATCGACGAGCAGCGCTCGACCGTCGAGCACGAAGCGTCGGTCTCGAAAATCGGCGAAGAGCAGCTCTTCTACGCGATGAGCCGCGGGCTGACGGAAGCCGACGCCACCGCGATGATCGTCAACGGCTTCTTCGACTTCTTCGTCAAGGAACTGCCGATGGAGTACGCGGTAGAGTTGAACCGGCTGATCAAACTCGAGATGGAAGGATCCGTCGGCTGA
- a CDS encoding BlaI/MecI/CopY family transcriptional regulator produces the protein MARRPSPTLTEAEYRLMDILWDLGNATVAEIHARLDDHPIAYTTVLSTLTILERKGYVRHTVRGKANVYKPRVERDTARLTVIDNVLATFFGGSAHALMLNLLDSEKLSPDEERRLRALLEAER, from the coding sequence ATGGCAAGGCGCCCTTCCCCGACGCTCACGGAGGCGGAATACCGCCTCATGGACATCCTGTGGGACCTCGGCAACGCGACCGTCGCCGAGATCCACGCGCGGCTGGACGACCATCCGATCGCGTACACGACGGTGCTCTCGACGCTGACGATCCTCGAACGCAAGGGGTACGTCCGCCACACGGTCCGCGGGAAGGCGAACGTCTACAAGCCGCGCGTCGAGCGTGACACCGCGCGCCTGACCGTCATCGACAACGTGCTTGCGACGTTCTTCGGCGGGTCCGCGCACGCGCTGATGCTCAACCTGCTCGACTCCGAGAAGCTCAGCCCCGACGAGGAGCGGCGCCTGCGCGCGCTCCTGGAGGCCGAGCGCTGA
- the speD gene encoding adenosylmethionine decarboxylase → MKALGTHIVCELSGCNPATLTDVDAVRAMMEAAARAANATIVTSAFHRFQPQGVSGVVVIEESHLSIHTWPETGYAAMDFYTCGDHTDPWAACEYAAEAMGATQMLTTEVKRGIEAGAGRFTHVVTADHDTRELAIA, encoded by the coding sequence TTGAAAGCACTCGGCACGCACATCGTCTGCGAGCTGTCCGGCTGTAACCCGGCCACGCTCACCGACGTCGACGCGGTCCGCGCAATGATGGAAGCCGCCGCCCGTGCGGCAAACGCGACCATCGTCACCAGCGCGTTCCACCGTTTCCAGCCCCAAGGGGTCTCCGGAGTGGTGGTGATCGAGGAGTCGCACCTGTCGATCCACACGTGGCCGGAGACCGGCTACGCCGCGATGGACTTCTACACGTGCGGCGACCACACGGATCCGTGGGCAGCCTGCGAATACGCCGCAGAGGCGATGGGCGCCACGCAAATGCTGACGACGGAAGTCAAACGAGGTATCGAAGCCGGTGCAGGCCGGTTCACCCACGTGGTGACGGCCGACCACGACACGCGCGAGCTCGCGATCGCGTAG